From a region of the Falco peregrinus isolate bFalPer1 chromosome 5, bFalPer1.pri, whole genome shotgun sequence genome:
- the IRAK2 gene encoding interleukin-1 receptor-associated kinase-like 2 isoform X2, which translates to MAAVGTGGRDAMALRQPPLPPKAGCPSALYVHSMPAWVLEDFCQKMDCLSDYDWMRFASYVITDQTELRKIKCMEKTGISITRELMWWWGVRLATVQQLLDLLQGLQLYRAAQVILDWTSASNITNNKKEELVEPPKQENTPLTPTENKERENERNLLPSPDSSHREPPPAGISGAVPEEALYSLPFPPPPPRDLLKSLQSNPPVSSSVKPCSSSCPQQETTTDLPSESLLWTQREVTNATDGFSDKSRICEGTFADIYKGQRNNIVYVIKKMKEAKCTSPNSTQRFFHTEVQICFRCCHVNILQLLGFSVETGLHCLIYPYLPNGSLQNKLQCQDDSAPLSWERRISISVGLIRAVEYLHNFGILHGNIKSSNVLLDENFAPKLGHSGLRLYSVDKKSEYAVMKTKVLQASLTYLPEDFIRHGQLTEKVDIFSCGVVLAEIMTGIKALDEGRHPIYLKDMIADEIQIAKESSYSKVKNFEKLAAKEICCKYLDRRAGHLLEEVATDFASAICLCLRKKNSNIAEQVLVIMEMAENKLREHYICGGSTSGFSLNAPEETDDETTSLSMDVPSAGENREDSTQPVILASADLCTPSIGVVSPDIYCGQMSRVPCESDESSSFMWNPSERSTDQLSSNRCNNSENMAASDYRIKREKPVNGLQEGNAACTKSSDEVLEIASTVQSTFQQENADLDSSCSSQALPRETSWKIKINDQKKKLMENILLYEEHKLNSSELFES; encoded by the exons ATGGCCGCCGTGGGGACGGGGGGCCGCGACGCCATGGCCCTGCGGcagccgccgctgccgccgaAAGCGGGCTGCCCCTCGGCGCTGTACGTCCACAGCATGCCCGCCTGGGTGCTGGAGGATTTCTGCCAGAAGATGGACTGCCTGAGCGACTACGACTGGATGCGATTCG CCTCCTACGTGATAACTGATCAAACAGAGCTACGGAAAATCAAGTGCATGGAGAAGACGGGGATCAGCATAACAAGAGAGCTCATGTGGTGGTGGGGAGTGAGGCTGGCCAcagtgcagcagctcctggacCTGCTGCAAGGACTGCAGCTCTACCGAGCAGCTCAAGTAATTCTGGACT GGACATCAGCCTCTAATAttaccaacaacaaaaaagaagagctgGTAGAGCCACCTAAACAGGAGAACACACCTTTAACtcccacagaaaataaagagagagaaaatgagagaaatctGTTGCCATCACCAGACTCTTCACATCGGGAACCACCACCAGCAGGTA tttcagGTGCTGTTCCTGAAGAAGCCTTGTATTCACTTCCTTTTCCTCCGCCTCCCCCAAGAGACCTTTTGAAATCCTTACAGTCAAATCCTCCTGTCTCATCAAGTGTGAAG CCTTGCAGCTCTTCTTGTCCTCAGCAGGAGACAACGACTGACCTCCCCAGTGAGAGTCTTTTGTGGACCCAGAGGGAAGTTACTAATGCCACAGATGGTTTCAGTGACAAGAGCAGAATTTGTGAAGGTACTTTTGCAGATATCTACAAAGGTCAGAGGAACAACATAGTGTATGTcatcaaaaaaatgaaagaggcaa AATGCACAAGCCCAAATTCCACCCAAAGATTCTTTCATACAGAAGTACAGATTTGCTTTCG GTGTTGTCATGTCAACAtcttgcagctgctgggcttctCAGTAGAAACTGGATTGCACTGTCTGATATATCCATACCTGCCTAATGGATCACTACAAAACAAACTTCAGTGTCAA GATGATTCTGCTCCACTGTCCTGGGAAAGGCGAATTAGCATTTCTGTAGGACTCATCCGAGCTGTAGAGTATTTACATAATTTTGGAATTCTTCATGGGAATATCAAAAG CTCAAATGTCTTGTTGGATGAAAACTTTGCACCAAAGCTTGGACATTCAGGTCTGCGATTATATTCTGTTGATAAAAAATCAGAGTATGCTGTGATGAAAACCAAAGTCCTACAAGCTTCTCTTACTTACCTGCCAGAAGACTTTATCAGACACGGCCAGTTAACAGAAAAAGTTGATATATTCAGCTGTGGTGTG GTCTTAGCAGAGATAATGACAGGAATTAAGGCACTGGATGAAGGAAGACACCCTATTTATCTG AAAGATATGATTGCTGATGAAATTCAAATAGCAAAAGAAAGCTCATACTCCAAAGtaaaaaactttgaaaagctAGCTGCCAAGGAAATATGCTGTAAATACCTAGACAGGAGAGCAGGACACTTGCTGGAAGAGGTTGCTACTGATTTTGCCTCCGCCATCTGCCTTTGTCTGAGAAAGAAGAATTCTAACATAGCAGAG CAGGTGCTTGTAATTATGGAAAtggctgaaaataaattaagggAGCATTACATCTGTGGAGGGAGCACTTCTGGATTCTCCTTGAACGCTCCAGAAGAAACCGATGATGAGACAACTAGTCTCAGCATGGATGTGCCTTCTGCAGGGGAGAACAGAGAGGACAGCACACAGCCTGTGATCCTAGCAAGTGCCGATCTATGCACACCTTCAATAGGAGTTGTGTCACCAGACATTTACTGTGGACAAATGTCAAGGGTCCCTTGTGAATCAGATGAATCCAGTAGTTTTATGTGGAATCCTTCAGAAAGATCTACAGATCAGCTATCTAGCAACAGGTGTAACAATTCAGAAAATATGGCAGCTTCTGATTACAGGATCAAGCGGGAAAAACCTGTAAATGGACTCCAGGAAGGAAATGCAGCATGCACCAAATCAAGTGATGAAGTCTTGGAAATAGCGTCTACTGTACAGAGCACCTTTCAGCAAGAAAATGCAGACCTTGACTCTTCATGTTCCTCTCAAG cattaCCCAGAGAGAcatcttggaaaataaaaataaatgatcaAAAAAAGAAGctcatggaaaatattttgctgtatgAAGAACACAAATTAAACAGTTCTGAACTTTTTGAATCATAA
- the IRAK2 gene encoding interleukin-1 receptor-associated kinase-like 2 isoform X4 codes for MAAVGTGGRDAMALRQPPLPPKAGCPSALYVHSMPAWVLEDFCQKMDCLSDYDWMRFASYVITDQTELRKIKCMEKTGISITRELMWWWGVRLATVQQLLDLLQGLQLYRAAQVILDWTSASNITNNKKEELVEPPKQENTPLTPTENKERENERNLLPSPDSSHREPPPAVSGAVPEEALYSLPFPPPPPRDLLKSLQSNPPVSSSVKPCSSSCPQQETTTDLPSESLLWTQREVTNATDGFSDKSRICEGTFADIYKGQRNNIVYVIKKMKETECTSPNSTQRFFHTEVQICFRCCHVNILQLLGFSVETGLHCLIYPYLPNGSLQNKLQCQDDSAPLSWERRISISVGLIRAVEYLHNFGILHGNIKSSNVLLDENFAPKLGHSGLRLYSVDKKSEYAVMKTKVLQASLTYLPEDFIRHGQLTEKVDIFSCGVVLAEIMTGIKALDEGRHPIYLKDMIADEIQIAKESSYSKVKNFEKLAAKEICCKYLDRRAGHLLEEVATDFASAICLCLRKKNSNIAEQVLVIMEMAENKLREHYICGGSTSGFSLNAPEETDDETTSLSMDVPSAGENREDSTQPVILASADLCTPSIGVVSPDIYCGQMSRVPCESDESSSFMWNPSERSTDQLSSNRCNNSENMAASDYRIKREKPVNGLQEGNAACTKSSDEVLEIASTVQSTFQQENADLDSSCSSQALPRETSWKIKINDQKKKLMENILLYEEHKLNSSELFES; via the exons ATGGCCGCCGTGGGGACGGGGGGCCGCGACGCCATGGCCCTGCGGcagccgccgctgccgccgaAAGCGGGCTGCCCCTCGGCGCTGTACGTCCACAGCATGCCCGCCTGGGTGCTGGAGGATTTCTGCCAGAAGATGGACTGCCTGAGCGACTACGACTGGATGCGATTCG CCTCCTACGTGATAACTGATCAAACAGAGCTACGGAAAATCAAGTGCATGGAGAAGACGGGGATCAGCATAACAAGAGAGCTCATGTGGTGGTGGGGAGTGAGGCTGGCCAcagtgcagcagctcctggacCTGCTGCAAGGACTGCAGCTCTACCGAGCAGCTCAAGTAATTCTGGACT GGACATCAGCCTCTAATAttaccaacaacaaaaaagaagagctgGTAGAGCCACCTAAACAGGAGAACACACCTTTAACtcccacagaaaataaagagagagaaaatgagagaaatctGTTGCCATCACCAGACTCTTCACATCGGGAACCACCACCAGCAG tttcagGTGCTGTTCCTGAAGAAGCCTTGTATTCACTTCCTTTTCCTCCGCCTCCCCCAAGAGACCTTTTGAAATCCTTACAGTCAAATCCTCCTGTCTCATCAAGTGTGAAG CCTTGCAGCTCTTCTTGTCCTCAGCAGGAGACAACGACTGACCTCCCCAGTGAGAGTCTTTTGTGGACCCAGAGGGAAGTTACTAATGCCACAGATGGTTTCAGTGACAAGAGCAGAATTTGTGAAGGTACTTTTGCAGATATCTACAAAGGTCAGAGGAACAACATAGTGTATGTcatcaaaaaaatgaaagag acagAATGCACAAGCCCAAATTCCACCCAAAGATTCTTTCATACAGAAGTACAGATTTGCTTTCG GTGTTGTCATGTCAACAtcttgcagctgctgggcttctCAGTAGAAACTGGATTGCACTGTCTGATATATCCATACCTGCCTAATGGATCACTACAAAACAAACTTCAGTGTCAA GATGATTCTGCTCCACTGTCCTGGGAAAGGCGAATTAGCATTTCTGTAGGACTCATCCGAGCTGTAGAGTATTTACATAATTTTGGAATTCTTCATGGGAATATCAAAAG CTCAAATGTCTTGTTGGATGAAAACTTTGCACCAAAGCTTGGACATTCAGGTCTGCGATTATATTCTGTTGATAAAAAATCAGAGTATGCTGTGATGAAAACCAAAGTCCTACAAGCTTCTCTTACTTACCTGCCAGAAGACTTTATCAGACACGGCCAGTTAACAGAAAAAGTTGATATATTCAGCTGTGGTGTG GTCTTAGCAGAGATAATGACAGGAATTAAGGCACTGGATGAAGGAAGACACCCTATTTATCTG AAAGATATGATTGCTGATGAAATTCAAATAGCAAAAGAAAGCTCATACTCCAAAGtaaaaaactttgaaaagctAGCTGCCAAGGAAATATGCTGTAAATACCTAGACAGGAGAGCAGGACACTTGCTGGAAGAGGTTGCTACTGATTTTGCCTCCGCCATCTGCCTTTGTCTGAGAAAGAAGAATTCTAACATAGCAGAG CAGGTGCTTGTAATTATGGAAAtggctgaaaataaattaagggAGCATTACATCTGTGGAGGGAGCACTTCTGGATTCTCCTTGAACGCTCCAGAAGAAACCGATGATGAGACAACTAGTCTCAGCATGGATGTGCCTTCTGCAGGGGAGAACAGAGAGGACAGCACACAGCCTGTGATCCTAGCAAGTGCCGATCTATGCACACCTTCAATAGGAGTTGTGTCACCAGACATTTACTGTGGACAAATGTCAAGGGTCCCTTGTGAATCAGATGAATCCAGTAGTTTTATGTGGAATCCTTCAGAAAGATCTACAGATCAGCTATCTAGCAACAGGTGTAACAATTCAGAAAATATGGCAGCTTCTGATTACAGGATCAAGCGGGAAAAACCTGTAAATGGACTCCAGGAAGGAAATGCAGCATGCACCAAATCAAGTGATGAAGTCTTGGAAATAGCGTCTACTGTACAGAGCACCTTTCAGCAAGAAAATGCAGACCTTGACTCTTCATGTTCCTCTCAAG cattaCCCAGAGAGAcatcttggaaaataaaaataaatgatcaAAAAAAGAAGctcatggaaaatattttgctgtatgAAGAACACAAATTAAACAGTTCTGAACTTTTTGAATCATAA
- the IRAK2 gene encoding interleukin-1 receptor-associated kinase-like 2 isoform X1: MAAVGTGGRDAMALRQPPLPPKAGCPSALYVHSMPAWVLEDFCQKMDCLSDYDWMRFASYVITDQTELRKIKCMEKTGISITRELMWWWGVRLATVQQLLDLLQGLQLYRAAQVILDWTSASNITNNKKEELVEPPKQENTPLTPTENKERENERNLLPSPDSSHREPPPAGISGAVPEEALYSLPFPPPPPRDLLKSLQSNPPVSSSVKPCSSSCPQQETTTDLPSESLLWTQREVTNATDGFSDKSRICEGTFADIYKGQRNNIVYVIKKMKETECTSPNSTQRFFHTEVQICFRCCHVNILQLLGFSVETGLHCLIYPYLPNGSLQNKLQCQDDSAPLSWERRISISVGLIRAVEYLHNFGILHGNIKSSNVLLDENFAPKLGHSGLRLYSVDKKSEYAVMKTKVLQASLTYLPEDFIRHGQLTEKVDIFSCGVVLAEIMTGIKALDEGRHPIYLKDMIADEIQIAKESSYSKVKNFEKLAAKEICCKYLDRRAGHLLEEVATDFASAICLCLRKKNSNIAEQVLVIMEMAENKLREHYICGGSTSGFSLNAPEETDDETTSLSMDVPSAGENREDSTQPVILASADLCTPSIGVVSPDIYCGQMSRVPCESDESSSFMWNPSERSTDQLSSNRCNNSENMAASDYRIKREKPVNGLQEGNAACTKSSDEVLEIASTVQSTFQQENADLDSSCSSQALPRETSWKIKINDQKKKLMENILLYEEHKLNSSELFES, translated from the exons ATGGCCGCCGTGGGGACGGGGGGCCGCGACGCCATGGCCCTGCGGcagccgccgctgccgccgaAAGCGGGCTGCCCCTCGGCGCTGTACGTCCACAGCATGCCCGCCTGGGTGCTGGAGGATTTCTGCCAGAAGATGGACTGCCTGAGCGACTACGACTGGATGCGATTCG CCTCCTACGTGATAACTGATCAAACAGAGCTACGGAAAATCAAGTGCATGGAGAAGACGGGGATCAGCATAACAAGAGAGCTCATGTGGTGGTGGGGAGTGAGGCTGGCCAcagtgcagcagctcctggacCTGCTGCAAGGACTGCAGCTCTACCGAGCAGCTCAAGTAATTCTGGACT GGACATCAGCCTCTAATAttaccaacaacaaaaaagaagagctgGTAGAGCCACCTAAACAGGAGAACACACCTTTAACtcccacagaaaataaagagagagaaaatgagagaaatctGTTGCCATCACCAGACTCTTCACATCGGGAACCACCACCAGCAGGTA tttcagGTGCTGTTCCTGAAGAAGCCTTGTATTCACTTCCTTTTCCTCCGCCTCCCCCAAGAGACCTTTTGAAATCCTTACAGTCAAATCCTCCTGTCTCATCAAGTGTGAAG CCTTGCAGCTCTTCTTGTCCTCAGCAGGAGACAACGACTGACCTCCCCAGTGAGAGTCTTTTGTGGACCCAGAGGGAAGTTACTAATGCCACAGATGGTTTCAGTGACAAGAGCAGAATTTGTGAAGGTACTTTTGCAGATATCTACAAAGGTCAGAGGAACAACATAGTGTATGTcatcaaaaaaatgaaagag acagAATGCACAAGCCCAAATTCCACCCAAAGATTCTTTCATACAGAAGTACAGATTTGCTTTCG GTGTTGTCATGTCAACAtcttgcagctgctgggcttctCAGTAGAAACTGGATTGCACTGTCTGATATATCCATACCTGCCTAATGGATCACTACAAAACAAACTTCAGTGTCAA GATGATTCTGCTCCACTGTCCTGGGAAAGGCGAATTAGCATTTCTGTAGGACTCATCCGAGCTGTAGAGTATTTACATAATTTTGGAATTCTTCATGGGAATATCAAAAG CTCAAATGTCTTGTTGGATGAAAACTTTGCACCAAAGCTTGGACATTCAGGTCTGCGATTATATTCTGTTGATAAAAAATCAGAGTATGCTGTGATGAAAACCAAAGTCCTACAAGCTTCTCTTACTTACCTGCCAGAAGACTTTATCAGACACGGCCAGTTAACAGAAAAAGTTGATATATTCAGCTGTGGTGTG GTCTTAGCAGAGATAATGACAGGAATTAAGGCACTGGATGAAGGAAGACACCCTATTTATCTG AAAGATATGATTGCTGATGAAATTCAAATAGCAAAAGAAAGCTCATACTCCAAAGtaaaaaactttgaaaagctAGCTGCCAAGGAAATATGCTGTAAATACCTAGACAGGAGAGCAGGACACTTGCTGGAAGAGGTTGCTACTGATTTTGCCTCCGCCATCTGCCTTTGTCTGAGAAAGAAGAATTCTAACATAGCAGAG CAGGTGCTTGTAATTATGGAAAtggctgaaaataaattaagggAGCATTACATCTGTGGAGGGAGCACTTCTGGATTCTCCTTGAACGCTCCAGAAGAAACCGATGATGAGACAACTAGTCTCAGCATGGATGTGCCTTCTGCAGGGGAGAACAGAGAGGACAGCACACAGCCTGTGATCCTAGCAAGTGCCGATCTATGCACACCTTCAATAGGAGTTGTGTCACCAGACATTTACTGTGGACAAATGTCAAGGGTCCCTTGTGAATCAGATGAATCCAGTAGTTTTATGTGGAATCCTTCAGAAAGATCTACAGATCAGCTATCTAGCAACAGGTGTAACAATTCAGAAAATATGGCAGCTTCTGATTACAGGATCAAGCGGGAAAAACCTGTAAATGGACTCCAGGAAGGAAATGCAGCATGCACCAAATCAAGTGATGAAGTCTTGGAAATAGCGTCTACTGTACAGAGCACCTTTCAGCAAGAAAATGCAGACCTTGACTCTTCATGTTCCTCTCAAG cattaCCCAGAGAGAcatcttggaaaataaaaataaatgatcaAAAAAAGAAGctcatggaaaatattttgctgtatgAAGAACACAAATTAAACAGTTCTGAACTTTTTGAATCATAA
- the IRAK2 gene encoding interleukin-1 receptor-associated kinase-like 2 isoform X9: protein MAAVGTGGRDAMALRQPPLPPKAGCPSALYVHSMPAWVLEDFCQKMDCLSDYDWMRFASYVITDQTELRKIKCMEKTGISITRELMWWWGVRLATVQQLLDLLQGLQLYRAAQVILDWTSASNITNNKKEELVEPPKQENTPLTPTENKERENERNLLPSPDSSHREPPPAGISGAVPEEALYSLPFPPPPPRDLLKSLQSNPPVSSSVKETTTDLPSESLLWTQREVTNATDGFSDKSRICEGTFADIYKGQRNNIVYVIKKMKETECTSPNSTQRFFHTEVQICFRCCHVNILQLLGFSVETGLHCLIYPYLPNGSLQNKLQCQDDSAPLSWERRISISVGLIRAVEYLHNFGILHGNIKSSNVLLDENFAPKLGHSGLRLYSVDKKSEYAVMKTKVLQASLTYLPEDFIRHGQLTEKVDIFSCGVVLAEIMTGIKALDEGRHPIYLKDMIADEIQIAKESSYSKVKNFEKLAAKEICCKYLDRRAGHLLEEVATDFASAICLCLRKKNSNIAEQVLVIMEMAENKLREHYICGGSTSGFSLNAPEETDDETTSLSMDVPSAGENREDSTQPVILASADLCTPSIGVVSPDIYCGQMSRVPCESDESSSFMWNPSERSTDQLSSNRCNNSENMAASDYRIKREKPVNGLQEGNAACTKSSDEVLEIASTVQSTFQQENADLDSSCSSQALPRETSWKIKINDQKKKLMENILLYEEHKLNSSELFES from the exons ATGGCCGCCGTGGGGACGGGGGGCCGCGACGCCATGGCCCTGCGGcagccgccgctgccgccgaAAGCGGGCTGCCCCTCGGCGCTGTACGTCCACAGCATGCCCGCCTGGGTGCTGGAGGATTTCTGCCAGAAGATGGACTGCCTGAGCGACTACGACTGGATGCGATTCG CCTCCTACGTGATAACTGATCAAACAGAGCTACGGAAAATCAAGTGCATGGAGAAGACGGGGATCAGCATAACAAGAGAGCTCATGTGGTGGTGGGGAGTGAGGCTGGCCAcagtgcagcagctcctggacCTGCTGCAAGGACTGCAGCTCTACCGAGCAGCTCAAGTAATTCTGGACT GGACATCAGCCTCTAATAttaccaacaacaaaaaagaagagctgGTAGAGCCACCTAAACAGGAGAACACACCTTTAACtcccacagaaaataaagagagagaaaatgagagaaatctGTTGCCATCACCAGACTCTTCACATCGGGAACCACCACCAGCAGGTA tttcagGTGCTGTTCCTGAAGAAGCCTTGTATTCACTTCCTTTTCCTCCGCCTCCCCCAAGAGACCTTTTGAAATCCTTACAGTCAAATCCTCCTGTCTCATCAAGTGTGAAG GAGACAACGACTGACCTCCCCAGTGAGAGTCTTTTGTGGACCCAGAGGGAAGTTACTAATGCCACAGATGGTTTCAGTGACAAGAGCAGAATTTGTGAAGGTACTTTTGCAGATATCTACAAAGGTCAGAGGAACAACATAGTGTATGTcatcaaaaaaatgaaagag acagAATGCACAAGCCCAAATTCCACCCAAAGATTCTTTCATACAGAAGTACAGATTTGCTTTCG GTGTTGTCATGTCAACAtcttgcagctgctgggcttctCAGTAGAAACTGGATTGCACTGTCTGATATATCCATACCTGCCTAATGGATCACTACAAAACAAACTTCAGTGTCAA GATGATTCTGCTCCACTGTCCTGGGAAAGGCGAATTAGCATTTCTGTAGGACTCATCCGAGCTGTAGAGTATTTACATAATTTTGGAATTCTTCATGGGAATATCAAAAG CTCAAATGTCTTGTTGGATGAAAACTTTGCACCAAAGCTTGGACATTCAGGTCTGCGATTATATTCTGTTGATAAAAAATCAGAGTATGCTGTGATGAAAACCAAAGTCCTACAAGCTTCTCTTACTTACCTGCCAGAAGACTTTATCAGACACGGCCAGTTAACAGAAAAAGTTGATATATTCAGCTGTGGTGTG GTCTTAGCAGAGATAATGACAGGAATTAAGGCACTGGATGAAGGAAGACACCCTATTTATCTG AAAGATATGATTGCTGATGAAATTCAAATAGCAAAAGAAAGCTCATACTCCAAAGtaaaaaactttgaaaagctAGCTGCCAAGGAAATATGCTGTAAATACCTAGACAGGAGAGCAGGACACTTGCTGGAAGAGGTTGCTACTGATTTTGCCTCCGCCATCTGCCTTTGTCTGAGAAAGAAGAATTCTAACATAGCAGAG CAGGTGCTTGTAATTATGGAAAtggctgaaaataaattaagggAGCATTACATCTGTGGAGGGAGCACTTCTGGATTCTCCTTGAACGCTCCAGAAGAAACCGATGATGAGACAACTAGTCTCAGCATGGATGTGCCTTCTGCAGGGGAGAACAGAGAGGACAGCACACAGCCTGTGATCCTAGCAAGTGCCGATCTATGCACACCTTCAATAGGAGTTGTGTCACCAGACATTTACTGTGGACAAATGTCAAGGGTCCCTTGTGAATCAGATGAATCCAGTAGTTTTATGTGGAATCCTTCAGAAAGATCTACAGATCAGCTATCTAGCAACAGGTGTAACAATTCAGAAAATATGGCAGCTTCTGATTACAGGATCAAGCGGGAAAAACCTGTAAATGGACTCCAGGAAGGAAATGCAGCATGCACCAAATCAAGTGATGAAGTCTTGGAAATAGCGTCTACTGTACAGAGCACCTTTCAGCAAGAAAATGCAGACCTTGACTCTTCATGTTCCTCTCAAG cattaCCCAGAGAGAcatcttggaaaataaaaataaatgatcaAAAAAAGAAGctcatggaaaatattttgctgtatgAAGAACACAAATTAAACAGTTCTGAACTTTTTGAATCATAA